Proteins from a genomic interval of Lolium perenne isolate Kyuss_39 chromosome 1, Kyuss_2.0, whole genome shotgun sequence:
- the LOC139837760 gene encoding uncharacterized protein: MTIRLCACFSSKGEVVIEDAPCLERLLLPCPGRGGDTIRVIKAPKLEILGLLSPRISEIQIANLLLKSLTPANLKNTISTVKILALQFSVPDLNAVIDVLRCFPCLETLYVTLREYLKLPLKDGCEYDPLNPVKCLETHLKKLVLESYKGDDQDIGFARFFVLNAKVLKEIKLRVHEKVNKEWVSDQYRLLEVGTRASEDAQLKFIRSGYMCFNGHDLSTADPFSFDGVDATSDEKYLSSPLSSV, translated from the exons ATGACCATTAGGCTCTGCGCTTGTTTTTCAAGCAAAGGAGAGGTGGTCATTGAGGATGCCCCTTGCCTTGAAAGGCTGCTATTACCTTGTCCTGGTAGAGGTGGTGATACTATCCGTGTAATTAAGGCACCCAAACTGGAAATATTGGGCCTTTTGTCTCCACGCATCTCTGAAATCCAGATTGCAAACCTACTCTTAAAG AGTTTAACCCCAGCCAACTTGAAGAATACAATAAGCACCGTGAAGATTTTAGCTCTTCAGTTTTCTGTCCCAGATTTGAATGCGGTTATTGATGTCTTAAGGTGCTTCCCTTGTTTGGAAACACTGTATGTCACT TTGCGGGAATACTTAAAGCTGCCACTGAAAGATGGGTGTGAGTATGACCCACTGAATCCGGTGAAATGCCTTGAGACACATCTAAAAAAACTAGTGCTGGAGTCTTATAAGGGCGATGATCAAGATATTGGTTTTGCCAGGTTCTTTGTTTTGAACGCAAAAGTGCTAaaggagatcaaacttcgagtccATGAAAAGGTCAACAAGGAATGGGTGTCTGATCAATACAGGCTGCTAGAAGTTGGAACTAGAGCTTCTGAAGATGCACAATTGAAATTCATACGAAGTGGTTATATGTGTTTCAATGGTCATGATTTGTCAACTGCGGATCCCTTCTCCTTTGATGGAGTAGATGCAACTTCAGATGAAAAATACCTGTCGTCTCCATTGAGTTCGGTCTAG